Within Vibrio campbellii CAIM 519 = NBRC 15631 = ATCC 25920, the genomic segment TCGTACGATTGAAGAAGCGCAGAAGAACGGTCGCCCAATGCGCGACAAAGGTTTCACTTACTCATTTGATATGTTGGGTGAAGCGGCGCTAACCACGGCAGACGCAAGCAAGTATTTCAAAGACTACCTAATGGCGATTGAAGCCGTTGGTCGCGAAACGTACGGTAGCGATACAAGCCCTGCACCTTCTGTTTCTATCAAGCTTTCTGCACTTCACCCACGTTATGAAGTGGCGAATGAAGAACGCGTGATGACAGAGCTTTACGACACCTTAACGCAACTGCTCAAGCGCGCTATCGAAGTGGATGTTGCCATTACTATTGACGCAGAAGAAGCGGACCGTCTTGAGCTGTCACTAAAACTGTTTGAAAAACTGTACCGCAGCGACCTTTTGAAAGGCTGGGGCAAGTTTGGTCTGGTAGTTCAAGCCTACTCGAAACGTGCATTGCCTGTATTGGTATGGCTAAACGGTCTAGCGAAAGAGCAGGGTGATTTGATCCCGCTTCGTCTAGTAAAAGGCGCGTACTGGGACAGCGAAATCAAGTGGTCACAACAAGCAGGTTACGAGAACTACCCAGTTTACACGCGCAAAGAAGCGACGGATGTTGCTTACTTAGCTTGTGCGCGTTTCCTACTGAGTGAAGGCGTGCGCGGTAATATCTTCCCGCAGTTTGCTAGTCACAACGCGCACACTGTTACGGCGATTGCTGTAATGGCAGAGCACAAAGATTACGAATTCCAACGTCTGCATGGTATGGGCGATTCGCTTTATAACCATGTGATGGACACTTATGGTCAGCCAGTACGTATTTACGCGCCAGTCGGTAGCCATGCGGATCTACTGCCTTACTTGGTTCGTCGCTTACTAGAAAACGGCGCGAACAGTTCGTTTGTGCATCGTTTGGTGGACGCGCGTTGTCCGATTTCAGAGCTGACGCATCACCCTGTTGATGTGTTGACCTCGTTTGAGACCTTGCACAACGGTCAAATTCCAATGCCAACCGGCATCTTCCCAGAGCGCAAAAACTCGCACGGTGTGAACGTTGATATCGATAGCGAAGCGAAGCCGTTTGAAGCGCAGGTTGAAAGCTTCCTAACCCAGAATTGGACTGCGGGTCCGATCATCAACGGCGAAAAACATGCCGAAAGCATGATCAAGGAAAACTCCGCAGAGATCATTACTGCCCCTTACGATCGTCGTATTGAAGTGGGTCAGGTGGCTTTTGCAAGCCTTGATCATGTTTCCGCTGCAATCGAAGCGGCTGATGCTGCATTCCCAGAGTGGAAAGGTACTGCAATTGAACAAAAAGCGGCGTGCCTAGATAAGCTTGCGGATCTGATGGAAGAAAACTTGGCTGAGCTGGTGGCGATTTGTCACCAAGAAGCGGGCAAGACTATCCATGACAGCATTGATGAAGTGCGTGAAGCGGTCGACTTCTGTCGTTACTACGCAAAGCAAGCGCAAAATCTTCAGCCGTTTGAGCTAGATGGTTTTGATGGCGTGAAACGCATTTCTAGCCGCGAAGGGCTTGGCGTATTCGTTTGTATCAGTCCATGGAACTTCCCATTAGCGATCTTCCTTGGTCAAGTCACAGCGGCATTGGTTGCAGGTAACACAGTTGTGGCTAAGCCCGCTGAGCAAACTAGCTTAATTGCGGCGCGTGCGATCGAATTGATGTTAGAAGCTGGTTTCCCGGCAGGTGTGATTCAGCTATTGCCGGGTCGTGGTGGTGAAATTGGTCATGCACTAACCTCTCACGATGCGATTGCAGGTGTGGCATTCACTGGTTCGACAGCAACGGCACAGCGCATCAACGTGACGCTTGCCGAGCGCAGCGCTAAGCCAGTCCCGTTTATCGCTGAAACTGGCGGTCAAAACGCCATGATTGTGGATAGTACGGCGCTACCAGAGCAAGTTGTGCGTGATGTGATTCGTTCCGCTTTCGCTTCTGCTGGTCAACGTTGTTCTGCCCTGCGCGTTCTGTTCGTTCAAGAAGACGTTGCGGATCGCATCATCAACCTTATCCAAGGTGCAATGAATGAACTGCATGTTGGTATTCCTTACCTACACAAAACCGATGTGGGTCCGGTTATCGACATCAATGCAAAGAACAAACT encodes:
- the putA gene encoding bifunctional proline dehydrogenase/L-glutamate gamma-semialdehyde dehydrogenase PutA, giving the protein MFTATNVLTPEFIEQPLDKLWSLISPLYMVDESQWLEQLLPLATPTAEEKSAITTQTTQLIEAIRADKKSIQMIDALLLEYSLDTHEGILLMCLAEALMRIPDSATADALIKDKLSVADWKSHLKSSDSVFVNASTWGLMLTGKVIDLGEQVTQSPGQAVNRLVNKFSEPVIRKAMYQAMKIMGHQFVRGRTIEEAQKNGRPMRDKGFTYSFDMLGEAALTTADASKYFKDYLMAIEAVGRETYGSDTSPAPSVSIKLSALHPRYEVANEERVMTELYDTLTQLLKRAIEVDVAITIDAEEADRLELSLKLFEKLYRSDLLKGWGKFGLVVQAYSKRALPVLVWLNGLAKEQGDLIPLRLVKGAYWDSEIKWSQQAGYENYPVYTRKEATDVAYLACARFLLSEGVRGNIFPQFASHNAHTVTAIAVMAEHKDYEFQRLHGMGDSLYNHVMDTYGQPVRIYAPVGSHADLLPYLVRRLLENGANSSFVHRLVDARCPISELTHHPVDVLTSFETLHNGQIPMPTGIFPERKNSHGVNVDIDSEAKPFEAQVESFLTQNWTAGPIINGEKHAESMIKENSAEIITAPYDRRIEVGQVAFASLDHVSAAIEAADAAFPEWKGTAIEQKAACLDKLADLMEENLAELVAICHQEAGKTIHDSIDEVREAVDFCRYYAKQAQNLQPFELDGFDGVKRISSREGLGVFVCISPWNFPLAIFLGQVTAALVAGNTVVAKPAEQTSLIAARAIELMLEAGFPAGVIQLLPGRGGEIGHALTSHDAIAGVAFTGSTATAQRINVTLAERSAKPVPFIAETGGQNAMIVDSTALPEQVVRDVIRSAFASAGQRCSALRVLFVQEDVADRIINLIQGAMNELHVGIPYLHKTDVGPVIDINAKNKLLAHLEHMTSTQTKVAQLQLDEACQHGDFVSPSAFEISGIDVLKEEQFGPILHIVRFKASELPNVVEQINQTGFGLTMGIHSRNETTYRWIEKHARVGNCYINRDQVGAVVGVQPFGGQGLSGTGPKAGGPHYLYRFTKQHLVQAEKA